A window of the Salegentibacter mishustinae genome harbors these coding sequences:
- a CDS encoding DUF2911 domain-containing protein yields MKKPVKTFLKMGGIILVLTTVILLILRYNTKAHSPEDTVSYTEKDLKMEVFYNRPYKKDRDIFGNLVPYNEVWRTGANEATTFETNKDIMVDGSLLKAGKYTLWTIPMENSWKVIFNEKMYPWGINLEEEAYRDPKSDALVLEVPTQELRKTQEQFTIRFDKQNEFVLLKLGWDHTLISVPIKPEKA; encoded by the coding sequence TTCTAGTGCTTACTACAGTAATTTTACTGATTTTGCGCTATAACACAAAAGCTCATAGCCCGGAAGACACAGTATCTTATACTGAGAAAGATTTAAAAATGGAGGTTTTCTACAACCGACCTTATAAAAAAGACCGGGATATTTTCGGCAACCTGGTACCCTATAATGAAGTTTGGCGAACGGGAGCGAATGAAGCTACTACTTTTGAAACCAATAAAGATATTATGGTAGACGGCTCTCTTTTAAAGGCCGGAAAATATACCTTATGGACGATCCCCATGGAAAATTCATGGAAAGTGATTTTTAATGAAAAAATGTACCCGTGGGGAATCAACCTGGAAGAAGAAGCTTATCGTGATCCCAAATCTGATGCATTGGTATTAGAAGTTCCTACCCAGGAGCTAAGAAAAACCCAGGAGCAATTCACAATTAGGTTCGATAAACAAAATGAATTTGTTTTACTGAAACTAGGCTGGGATCATACTTTAATCAGCGTTCCTATAAAACCCGAAAAAGCATAA
- a CDS encoding organic hydroperoxide resistance protein, whose translation MKNLYKTTVTTKGARKGHAKSDDGKLDVKLSMPKSMGGDGGDFTNPEQLFGAGYSACFGGALQQVAKKHDIELGEDLSVSAVVKLGLTEEENLQLSVTLDCFLPGVDVETGEKIVNEAHEVCPYSRATRDNIDVTLNLLVDED comes from the coding sequence ATGAAAAATTTGTATAAAACAACAGTAACCACCAAAGGAGCAAGAAAAGGCCACGCCAAAAGTGACGATGGAAAACTGGATGTAAAATTAAGTATGCCTAAGTCTATGGGTGGAGATGGTGGCGATTTCACTAATCCAGAACAATTGTTTGGTGCAGGTTATTCTGCCTGTTTTGGAGGAGCTCTACAACAAGTAGCTAAAAAACACGATATCGAATTAGGTGAAGATCTTAGTGTAAGTGCAGTGGTTAAATTAGGCTTGACCGAAGAAGAAAATCTACAACTCTCTGTGACTTTAGATTGTTTTTTGCCTGGTGTAGACGTTGAAACCGGTGAGAAGATTGTAAATGAAGCACACGAAGTTTGTCCTTATTCCAGAGCGACCAGAGATAATATAGATGTTACTCTTAATCTTTTGGTAGACGAAGATTAG
- the meaB gene encoding methylmalonyl Co-A mutase-associated GTPase MeaB, whose translation MSKQKHQSALHESDSKPASVNVNPNSAQKIRASRKSKFSEENLLQQLLDGNKSALGRAITLVESNQFSHREKAQQLLEGALPYSQKSIRIGITGVPGVGKSTFIESFGSYLIKQGKKVAVLAVDPSSSVSHGSILGDKTRMENLVTEENAFIRPSASGTSLGGVAKKTRESIVLCEAAGFDVILIETVGVGQSETTVHSMTDFFLLLKLAGAGDELQGIKRGIIEMADAIVINKADGDNIKAAREAKLEFNRALQLYASKESGWKPKVALSSALEQTGIDSVWELIKEFEKLGKENGFFLKNRKEQNKFWLLQTMNEHLKNRFYQNPVMKNELEIQLKAIENNKVTAFAAADLLIEKFENLA comes from the coding sequence TTGAGCAAGCAGAAACATCAATCAGCACTACATGAATCGGACAGTAAGCCGGCATCAGTAAATGTAAACCCCAATTCGGCTCAAAAGATAAGGGCTTCCCGAAAAAGTAAATTTTCAGAAGAAAATCTTCTTCAGCAATTATTAGATGGAAATAAAAGTGCTTTAGGGCGTGCCATTACTTTGGTAGAAAGCAATCAATTTTCTCACAGAGAAAAAGCGCAGCAACTTTTGGAAGGTGCCCTGCCTTATTCTCAAAAATCTATCAGGATTGGAATTACCGGTGTACCAGGTGTAGGCAAAAGCACTTTTATAGAAAGCTTTGGCTCCTATTTAATTAAGCAGGGTAAAAAAGTAGCGGTATTAGCCGTAGATCCCAGCAGCAGTGTTTCTCACGGCAGCATTTTAGGTGATAAAACCAGGATGGAGAACCTGGTCACAGAAGAAAATGCCTTTATAAGGCCATCGGCTTCCGGAACTTCTTTAGGTGGCGTAGCTAAAAAAACCCGGGAAAGTATTGTTCTATGTGAAGCTGCAGGATTTGATGTAATCTTAATTGAAACGGTGGGTGTGGGCCAAAGTGAAACCACGGTTCACAGTATGACCGATTTCTTTTTATTGCTAAAATTAGCCGGTGCGGGAGATGAATTACAAGGCATAAAACGGGGAATTATAGAAATGGCCGATGCGATTGTTATCAACAAAGCTGATGGAGATAATATAAAAGCGGCCCGCGAAGCCAAACTCGAGTTTAATAGAGCCCTTCAACTTTATGCTTCAAAAGAAAGTGGCTGGAAACCAAAAGTAGCACTTAGCAGTGCGCTAGAGCAAACCGGAATAGACAGTGTTTGGGAACTCATTAAAGAATTTGAAAAGCTGGGAAAAGAAAATGGTTTTTTCCTGAAAAATAGAAAAGAGCAGAATAAATTCTGGCTTTTACAAACTATGAACGAACATCTAAAGAATCGTTTTTATCAAAATCCTGTAATGAAAAACGAACTTGAAATTCAACTAAAAGCTATTGAAAACAATAAAGTCACAGCCTTTGCCGCTGCAGATCTTTTAATTGAAAAGTTTGAAAATCTAGCTTAA
- a CDS encoding phosphatase PAP2 family protein, producing the protein MDRLIELDHQLFLWLNNLGNESWDWLWLLITDKWTAIPLYALLLFLIFKKFGWKPSLITVVFITLLITATDQLGNVFKDGFERLRPCRQEGVMEYARFVAVRCGSYGFFSAHAANSMGVAVFLGLLFRKVIPKMILWLVGWALLVAYSRVYLGVHYPGDIIVGMLIGALLGFVFYKMHDWVQLQIFKNS; encoded by the coding sequence ATGGATAGATTAATTGAATTAGATCACCAGTTATTTCTGTGGCTCAACAATCTGGGCAACGAATCATGGGATTGGCTGTGGTTGCTTATTACCGATAAATGGACAGCAATTCCATTATATGCTTTACTTCTGTTCCTTATTTTTAAAAAGTTTGGATGGAAACCCAGTTTGATAACGGTGGTTTTTATCACGTTATTAATTACGGCTACAGATCAATTAGGAAATGTATTTAAAGATGGTTTTGAGCGCCTAAGACCTTGCAGACAGGAAGGCGTGATGGAATATGCTCGCTTTGTAGCGGTTCGCTGTGGCTCTTACGGTTTCTTTTCTGCTCACGCGGCAAATTCTATGGGAGTAGCGGTATTTCTTGGCTTACTGTTTCGAAAAGTTATTCCAAAGATGATACTTTGGTTAGTAGGCTGGGCGCTACTGGTGGCATACAGCCGGGTTTACCTTGGTGTACATTATCCGGGAGATATTATTGTAGGAATGCTTATTGGAGCACTTTTAGGTTTTGTATTCTATAAAATGCACGACTGGGTACAGCTTCAAATATTTAAAAACTCTTAA
- a CDS encoding MATE family efflux transporter — translation MQLSAYTKEFNKNLHIAFPVMLGQLGHVLVGLVDNLMIGQLGPAPLAAVSLGNSMVFIALSLGIGFSFAITPLIAEADGAGDIQKGRSYFHHGAILCTINGILLFIALLIAKPVLYYLDQPPEVVELAIPYLNIVAFSMIPLMIFQAFKQFADGLSQTKYAMYATLIANVVNVVFNYLLIYGIWIFPRLELEGAAIGTLISRFFMLWFVWEILRRKKKFAEYFKWGKKESLNSDVFKRLLNLGFPTALQMLFEVGIFTATVFLAGLLGTNPQAANQIALNLVSMTFMIAVGLGVTATIRVGNQKGLANFKDLRRIAMSTFLLVFLIEAVFALGFILLKDWLPTFYLDNVEVILLAAQLLVIAALFQLSDGLQVVILGALRGLQDVRIPTIICFISYWIIGFPVSWYFGKAENLGSMGIWLGLLAGLSASALMLYIRFHYLSKKLILQESNLAQSKI, via the coding sequence TTGCAACTAAGCGCCTACACTAAAGAATTCAACAAAAATTTACACATTGCTTTTCCCGTAATGCTCGGTCAGCTAGGCCATGTGTTGGTAGGATTGGTAGATAATTTAATGATAGGGCAACTTGGGCCTGCTCCGCTTGCGGCGGTTTCCCTGGGAAATTCTATGGTATTTATTGCGCTTTCGCTGGGAATTGGTTTTTCTTTTGCGATTACTCCCTTAATTGCTGAAGCTGATGGAGCCGGAGATATTCAAAAAGGGCGCAGTTACTTTCATCACGGGGCTATTTTATGTACTATTAATGGCATCTTATTATTTATTGCGCTATTAATTGCGAAACCTGTATTGTACTATTTAGATCAGCCGCCAGAGGTGGTAGAACTTGCTATTCCTTATCTCAATATTGTTGCCTTTTCAATGATTCCTTTAATGATATTTCAGGCATTTAAGCAATTTGCAGATGGACTTTCGCAAACTAAATATGCGATGTATGCTACTCTAATTGCAAATGTGGTAAACGTGGTATTTAATTATCTTCTTATCTACGGAATTTGGATCTTTCCAAGACTGGAGCTGGAAGGTGCAGCAATTGGGACTTTGATTTCTCGTTTCTTTATGCTCTGGTTTGTTTGGGAAATTTTGAGACGTAAAAAGAAATTTGCTGAATATTTTAAATGGGGAAAGAAGGAATCTTTAAATTCTGATGTGTTTAAACGCTTATTAAACCTTGGTTTTCCAACGGCATTACAAATGCTTTTTGAAGTCGGGATTTTTACCGCTACCGTGTTCCTTGCAGGGTTGCTGGGAACTAATCCGCAGGCGGCAAACCAAATTGCGTTAAACCTGGTTTCCATGACATTTATGATAGCCGTGGGACTTGGTGTAACGGCAACCATTAGAGTGGGGAATCAAAAGGGACTTGCCAATTTTAAAGATTTGCGTAGAATTGCTATGTCTACCTTTTTACTGGTCTTTTTAATTGAAGCGGTCTTTGCCCTTGGTTTTATTTTACTGAAAGATTGGCTTCCTACTTTTTATCTTGATAATGTTGAGGTTATTTTACTGGCCGCACAATTATTAGTGATAGCGGCTTTATTTCAACTAAGTGATGGATTACAGGTGGTTATTTTAGGAGCTTTAAGAGGACTCCAGGATGTAAGAATCCCAACAATTATTTGTTTTATCTCTTATTGGATTATTGGTTTTCCCGTGTCCTGGTATTTTGGAAAAGCAGAAAACCTTGGAAGCATGGGAATTTGGTTAGGACTGCTGGCCGGGCTCTCTGCTTCGGCATTAATGTTGTACATTCGATTTCACTATTTATCAAAAAAACTTATTTTGCAAGAGTCGAATCTTGCGCAATCAAAAATATAA
- a CDS encoding M20/M25/M40 family metallo-hydrolase: protein MKKYIFTAFSVLFSLSLFAQAPEVKEDSLKIREIYDAALVKGQAYNWLDHLSNNIGGRLSGSLNAQRAVEYTKAELEELGLDKVWLQPVMVPKWTRGAREHAYIQTGPGMTTEVNITALGGSVATDPAGLKAQVIEVQGIEDLENYKDEINGKIVFYNRPMKPELIQTFEAYGGCVDQRYSGAEAAAKYGAAGVIVRSLSHKIDKYPHTGSMSYGDLPENKRIPAAAISTKDAEYLSGILKLKKDLEFYYKLSSENHGEVQSYNVIGEITGSEFPEEIMVVGGHLDSWDLGDGSHDDGAGVVQSMEVLRLFKETGYQPKRTIRVVLFMNEENGLRGGNKYADVAHSKNENHIFALESDAGGFTPRGFSFDADDAQFAQIESWKPLFKPYLIHYFEQGGSGADIGPLKKGDVVLAGLRPDSQRYFDHHHAATDTFEHVNKRELELGAATMTSLIYLVDKYGMKHIDLEKDRKL, encoded by the coding sequence ATGAAAAAATATATTTTTACCGCCTTTTCAGTATTATTCAGTCTAAGCTTATTTGCCCAGGCTCCTGAAGTAAAGGAAGATTCCCTTAAGATTCGTGAAATTTATGATGCTGCTTTGGTTAAGGGACAGGCTTATAACTGGCTCGATCATCTTTCTAACAATATAGGCGGAAGATTATCTGGTTCTTTAAATGCGCAAAGAGCGGTAGAGTATACAAAAGCTGAGTTAGAAGAGCTTGGCCTGGATAAAGTTTGGCTACAACCGGTTATGGTACCTAAATGGACACGTGGTGCAAGAGAACACGCTTATATTCAAACCGGCCCGGGTATGACTACCGAAGTCAATATCACTGCTCTGGGAGGTTCTGTAGCTACTGATCCTGCCGGATTAAAAGCCCAGGTAATAGAAGTGCAGGGAATTGAAGATCTTGAAAATTATAAAGATGAAATAAATGGTAAAATAGTTTTTTATAATCGCCCTATGAAGCCTGAGCTGATTCAAACTTTTGAAGCTTATGGGGGCTGTGTAGATCAGCGTTATTCTGGGGCTGAAGCTGCTGCAAAGTATGGTGCTGCCGGAGTGATTGTTCGTTCTTTAAGTCATAAAATTGATAAGTACCCGCATACGGGTTCTATGAGTTATGGAGATTTGCCAGAGAACAAAAGGATTCCGGCTGCAGCAATAAGCACCAAAGACGCCGAGTATCTTTCTGGAATTTTAAAACTAAAAAAAGACCTTGAGTTTTATTACAAATTAAGTTCAGAAAATCACGGTGAGGTACAATCTTATAATGTGATTGGTGAAATCACCGGAAGCGAATTTCCTGAAGAAATTATGGTAGTTGGCGGTCACCTTGATTCCTGGGATCTTGGAGATGGTTCTCATGATGATGGAGCCGGCGTAGTACAATCTATGGAAGTTTTACGCTTATTCAAAGAAACCGGCTACCAACCTAAAAGAACTATAAGAGTTGTTCTTTTTATGAATGAAGAAAACGGCTTACGTGGCGGAAATAAATATGCCGATGTTGCACATAGTAAAAACGAAAATCACATTTTTGCTTTAGAAAGTGATGCCGGTGGATTTACACCACGAGGATTTTCATTTGATGCCGATGATGCACAGTTTGCTCAAATTGAGAGTTGGAAACCACTTTTTAAGCCTTATTTAATTCATTATTTTGAACAGGGTGGAAGCGGTGCAGATATTGGTCCTTTGAAAAAAGGAGACGTTGTGCTTGCAGGCTTAAGACCAGATTCCCAAAGATATTTTGATCATCACCACGCTGCTACAGATACTTTTGAACACGTAAACAAGCGTGAGTTAGAGCTGGGCGCTGCCACGATGACTTCACTAATCTATTTGGTTGATAAATACGGGATGAAGCATATTGATCTTGAAAAAGACCGGAAACTTTAG
- a CDS encoding sigma-54-dependent transcriptional regulator, giving the protein MARILLIEDEAAIRRVLVKILTEESEHYEVEEAADGLEGIEKIKDHDFDLVLCDIKMPKMDGVEVLEAIMKIKPEIPVVMISGHGDLETAVNTMKLGAFDYISKPPDLNRLLNTVRNALDRKELVVENTRLKKKVGKNFQMIGDSEEIQRIKDVIEKVAPTDARVLITGQNGTGKELVAHWLHQKSDRSKGPMVEVNCAAIPSELIESELFGHVKGAFTSANKDRAGKFEVANGGTIFLDEIGDMSLSAQAKVLRALQENKISRVGSGKDIKVDVRVVAATNKDLKKEIEEKKFREDLYHRLAVILIEVPSLNERREDIPLLIDYFSEKISAEHGTSKKEFTEEALNTLKSYDWRGNIRELRNVVERLIILGGDKITEEDVNLFGSKF; this is encoded by the coding sequence ATGGCACGTATTTTATTAATTGAGGACGAAGCAGCAATTAGAAGGGTTTTAGTAAAAATCCTTACTGAAGAAAGTGAACACTACGAGGTTGAAGAAGCTGCAGATGGACTTGAAGGAATTGAAAAAATAAAGGATCATGATTTTGATCTGGTACTTTGTGATATCAAAATGCCCAAAATGGATGGCGTAGAAGTACTGGAGGCAATAATGAAAATTAAGCCCGAAATTCCTGTAGTAATGATCTCTGGTCACGGCGATCTTGAAACCGCAGTGAATACCATGAAACTTGGTGCCTTTGATTATATTTCTAAACCACCAGACCTTAATCGTTTACTAAATACGGTAAGAAATGCTCTAGACCGTAAAGAACTGGTAGTAGAGAATACCCGTTTAAAGAAAAAAGTAGGAAAGAATTTTCAAATGATCGGTGATTCTGAAGAAATTCAGCGTATTAAAGATGTTATAGAGAAAGTTGCTCCCACAGATGCTCGTGTACTAATTACCGGGCAAAACGGTACCGGAAAAGAGCTGGTAGCGCATTGGTTACATCAAAAAAGCGACAGGTCTAAAGGCCCGATGGTAGAGGTGAACTGCGCCGCTATCCCTTCCGAATTAATAGAGAGCGAACTTTTTGGACACGTAAAAGGTGCTTTTACTTCGGCTAATAAAGATCGTGCAGGTAAATTTGAAGTTGCCAACGGCGGGACAATCTTTCTGGACGAGATTGGAGATATGAGTCTTTCAGCCCAGGCTAAAGTATTGCGTGCACTTCAGGAAAACAAGATTTCACGGGTAGGTAGCGGTAAAGATATTAAGGTAGATGTGCGCGTGGTAGCAGCAACTAATAAAGACCTGAAAAAGGAAATTGAAGAAAAGAAATTCAGAGAAGACCTTTATCATAGGCTGGCGGTTATTCTAATTGAAGTACCATCGTTAAACGAACGCCGCGAAGATATACCTTTACTTATAGATTATTTTAGCGAGAAGATCTCTGCCGAACACGGTACGAGTAAAAAAGAGTTTACAGAAGAAGCTTTAAACACCCTTAAAAGCTACGATTGGCGCGGGAACATACGTGAGTTACGCAATGTAGTAGAACGGCTAATTATACTTGGAGGTGATAAGATCACCGAAGAAGATGTAAACCTCTTTGGGAGCAAGTTTTAA
- a CDS encoding DUF6268 family outer membrane beta-barrel protein: MNKTLKFIAFLLLGVVTFPAMAQSTDLARIEYTYFPQSDSDNSFRRFRTFVNFPIKLSDNDAYLIPGIEYRNVHFKYKNDEAFSTNNLDRFQSFTGKIGYTFKMNEVWRFGAETGVKVASNFTTNELVRDDFIYTGSVYFIKIKEDERYVEPWRLILGLSYSTTTGFPFPLPVINYYKRFDEKWSYGLGIPKTNLKYYFNDKHQVQGFVTLDGFFANIQQNFNPYPQTRPDANRLAESMSMTIVLSGLGYQYNFTDNISFYAYAGYTVMNDIRLRDKDREDIYTIDDTNTFYARSGLKFSIL, from the coding sequence ATGAATAAGACCTTAAAATTTATAGCTTTCCTTTTGCTAGGAGTTGTAACTTTTCCGGCTATGGCTCAGTCTACAGATTTAGCCCGAATAGAATACACATATTTTCCGCAATCAGATTCCGATAATTCATTTAGAAGATTTAGAACTTTTGTGAATTTTCCTATAAAGCTTAGCGACAATGATGCTTATTTAATTCCGGGAATAGAATATAGAAATGTACATTTTAAGTATAAGAACGATGAAGCTTTTTCTACCAATAACCTGGATCGCTTCCAGTCTTTTACCGGGAAAATAGGCTATACTTTTAAAATGAACGAAGTATGGCGTTTTGGCGCTGAAACAGGAGTAAAAGTTGCCTCTAACTTTACCACTAATGAGTTAGTACGCGACGATTTTATTTACACCGGTTCGGTATATTTTATTAAGATAAAAGAAGATGAACGCTATGTAGAACCCTGGCGTTTAATTCTAGGTTTAAGTTATTCTACCACCACTGGATTCCCTTTTCCGTTACCGGTTATAAATTATTATAAGCGTTTTGATGAAAAATGGTCTTATGGTTTGGGAATACCAAAAACCAATTTAAAGTATTATTTTAATGACAAACACCAGGTGCAGGGTTTTGTGACTTTAGATGGTTTTTTTGCGAATATTCAGCAAAATTTTAATCCATACCCACAAACAAGGCCCGATGCAAACCGACTTGCCGAAAGTATGTCAATGACCATTGTTTTGAGCGGATTGGGATATCAATATAATTTCACCGACAATATTTCATTTTATGCATACGCCGGTTACACGGTGATGAACGATATTAGGTTAAGAGACAAGGATCGGGAAGATATTTACACAATAGACGATACCAATACATTCTATGCCCGTAGCGGCTTAAAATTTAGTATTTTATAA
- a CDS encoding mechanosensitive ion channel family protein, whose amino-acid sequence MQKEEGSETTEALKDVVEEDIWGSIVDFWNFVLFPIETEGNTVHITIGNILLVIFAFVLTSIVLRLIRSFITNKLQEGDKLKFISIFKFIKYFVYLVVILITLSSAGINITILLTASAALFVGIGLALQEFFQDIIGGVFIILDKSLLVGDVIEMEGRVGRVFQIKLRTTRALTRDDKVMIIPNHKFMSDVIFNYTQNHETTREFVSVGVAYGSDTKKVEEILLNCAIENKDVMESPKPFVLFEAFGDSSLNFSLHFYVSDSFVDPKIKSQLRFKIDEEFRRNSITIPFPQRDVHFYPTKNYTQNLPKNE is encoded by the coding sequence ATGCAGAAGGAGGAAGGTTCAGAAACTACAGAAGCATTAAAAGATGTAGTAGAAGAGGATATTTGGGGAAGTATTGTAGATTTTTGGAATTTTGTTTTGTTTCCTATAGAAACAGAAGGGAATACCGTGCATATTACAATAGGTAATATTCTGCTTGTTATTTTTGCTTTTGTTCTTACCAGCATTGTACTTAGGTTAATAAGGTCTTTTATTACCAATAAACTGCAAGAAGGAGACAAACTTAAGTTTATAAGTATTTTTAAATTCATTAAATACTTTGTCTACTTAGTAGTGATACTCATTACTTTGAGTTCTGCCGGTATAAATATTACCATACTTTTAACAGCATCAGCTGCACTTTTTGTAGGTATAGGTTTAGCTTTACAGGAGTTTTTCCAGGATATTATTGGAGGAGTTTTTATCATTTTAGATAAATCTCTTTTAGTGGGAGACGTGATAGAGATGGAAGGAAGAGTGGGCCGAGTGTTTCAAATAAAGCTTAGAACCACCAGAGCCCTAACACGGGATGATAAGGTAATGATAATTCCTAATCATAAGTTTATGAGTGATGTGATTTTTAACTACACTCAAAATCACGAAACCACAAGAGAATTTGTTAGCGTTGGCGTTGCTTACGGAAGTGATACAAAAAAAGTTGAAGAAATTTTATTGAATTGTGCTATAGAAAATAAAGATGTGATGGAAAGCCCAAAGCCCTTTGTACTTTTTGAGGCATTCGGAGACTCATCGCTAAATTTCTCGCTGCATTTTTATGTTAGCGATAGTTTTGTTGATCCAAAAATTAAGAGTCAACTTAGGTTTAAAATAGACGAAGAATTTAGAAGGAATAGCATTACGATTCCTTTTCCACAGCGAGATGTGCATTTTTATCCTACAAAAAATTATACCCAAAATTTACCTAAAAATGAATAA
- a CDS encoding ABC transporter permease, whose product MRNLKLIIQREYLARVRNKTFIIMTFLSPLILVGMFALIAYLSMLNSSEQRIIGLYDETKMFASEFKDQEQVQYLDLSGKTFEEAKKMVNEQEYYGLIYIPENVNRDVEGVQFFGKESPGLGTIQAIEKTIADRLTREELIERGIDVNQLNEAKTEVRIEIQNFSGERTSKMSNYIKMFFGGAAGYLLMMFIIIYGNMVMRSVIEEKTNRIIEIIVSSVKPIQLMMGKVLGTSLAGITQFTIWVLLAGVLAITSFYVLGIDIFTVQKSQLETVEQIAQPEIAQLVMDVINLPILSLVIFFLIYFIGGYFLYSAIYAAIGAAVDSETDTQQFMFPVILPLMLGIYVGFFSVIENPHGSVSTIFSMIPLTSPIVMLMRIPFGVPWWELVISVGILIITNFGVIWLAAKIYRVGILMYGKKASYKELFKWLKY is encoded by the coding sequence ATGCGTAATCTAAAACTTATAATTCAGCGGGAATATTTGGCACGGGTAAGGAATAAGACCTTCATTATCATGACTTTTTTGAGTCCGCTTATTTTGGTAGGAATGTTTGCTCTAATCGCTTATTTAAGTATGCTAAATAGCAGCGAGCAGCGCATTATAGGGTTGTATGATGAAACCAAAATGTTTGCTTCAGAATTTAAAGACCAGGAACAGGTTCAATATTTAGATCTTTCGGGAAAAACCTTTGAAGAGGCAAAAAAAATGGTAAATGAGCAGGAATATTATGGGCTCATTTATATTCCTGAAAATGTTAATAGAGATGTTGAAGGTGTCCAGTTTTTTGGAAAAGAATCACCCGGCTTGGGAACCATACAGGCCATAGAAAAAACCATTGCTGATAGACTTACCCGCGAAGAACTTATTGAACGGGGGATTGATGTTAACCAGTTAAATGAAGCTAAGACAGAGGTTAGAATTGAAATACAGAATTTCTCTGGAGAGCGTACCTCGAAAATGTCTAACTATATAAAAATGTTCTTTGGCGGTGCGGCTGGATATTTATTAATGATGTTTATTATCATTTACGGTAATATGGTAATGCGCAGTGTAATTGAAGAAAAAACCAATAGGATTATTGAGATTATAGTTTCTTCAGTAAAACCTATTCAGCTTATGATGGGGAAAGTTCTCGGAACTTCTTTGGCGGGAATTACACAATTTACCATTTGGGTTCTTCTGGCCGGCGTTTTGGCAATAACTTCATTTTACGTTTTAGGGATAGATATTTTTACGGTTCAGAAATCGCAATTAGAAACGGTTGAGCAAATTGCACAGCCAGAGATAGCTCAATTGGTTATGGATGTTATTAATTTACCAATTTTGAGCCTGGTTATATTTTTCCTCATCTATTTTATTGGAGGATACTTTTTATACAGTGCGATTTACGCTGCAATTGGTGCTGCCGTAGATAGCGAAACCGATACCCAGCAGTTTATGTTTCCGGTTATTTTGCCGTTAATGTTAGGAATTTATGTAGGCTTCTTTTCGGTAATTGAAAATCCGCACGGGAGCGTTTCTACTATTTTTTCTATGATACCGCTTACTTCACCTATTGTGATGTTAATGCGTATACCTTTTGGGGTGCCGTGGTGGGAATTAGTTATTTCGGTTGGGATTTTAATTATCACCAATTTTGGGGTAATCTGGTTGGCAGCCAAAATTTACAGAGTAGGAATCCTTATGTATGGGAAGAAAGCGAGTTATAAAGAATTATTTAAATGGCTTAAATATTAA